The sequence below is a genomic window from Bactrocera neohumeralis isolate Rockhampton chromosome 4, APGP_CSIRO_Bneo_wtdbg2-racon-allhic-juicebox.fasta_v2, whole genome shotgun sequence.
acaaaagcgaaatgTTGAAATCGACTTACTTTTTATTGCACTGCGTGCATGCGAATTTGAATTCTGACTTGGGCACGTGCTTGGAAAAGGAGTGATGTTCAAAAGCCGCCTTTGTTGTGAAAACTTTCGGACATTTGTCACACTGGAACATTTTGCGCTCCTTCGGTTCGGGTGGATTAACATGCGCCTCTTCATGTTGCTCGAGATTACGACTGTCGGTGAATAGCCTACCGCATGTGGTGCATTTAAAGTGTTCTGGATTccaatgtaaataaatatgctcGGCCAAAGCTTTTCTCTGTGGAAATTTGCGACCGCAACACATCATATAACCCGGATCCTCATTATGCGAAGCACGAAAATGCCCACGTATTTCGGCAAAATTTTGTACCAGCAATTCACATTTAGGACAAGCAAAACGTCCGAAAAATTGACGTATTACTCTATCGTATTCATCTTGTTGTGCACGCTTCGCCTCGATCTCCTCACGTGACATACGTTTAGGAGGCACAAGTGGTTTTTCGCGTTTACGATACTTTTTCGGCTTAACAATCTTTCTTTTCGGTATGACAGCATATTGTGGCTTAGGTTCGAAGTCGGGTAAACTGTGATCAGAATCTGTATGTTCGCTGCTGGAGTCAACGCTATCATCTGTTCCAGATACGCCGCCGGCAGGGGCAAAGTCGTGATCATTGTCTACAAATTCGTCGTCGCTATTCATAATACTACACTCATTTTTTATGTCACCTTTCGTGTCATCTTTATTATTAGGTTTTTCTTCATCATTTCGTACTTTTCTAGGTCTACCACGTCTTCGTTTCTCCGGTTCCGCAGTTGCGGTAGTTGTAACTTCTTTTTCACTTGATTTTTCGTCTTGTGGTAATGTATCAATAGAAGATTTAGCATCTTCCTTGGTATCAGTCTTGATACTAGTACTTAGTAAGACAGATAAAGGCAATTCGGTTTCtgaatcatcatcatcattatttTCAGCACACGGCTGAGGTGTTTCTTGCTTTACACGTTTAGTAGTTGCTGATATTTTGGCATTTGCATCTTTTGGAGGACGGCCACGACGCTTTGCGCGTTGTGCCCTTTCACTTATGGGTGTGCTCTCTTCGATGATTTCGATTTGTGGTAATAAATCCAAATCGTACACTTCCAATTTTacttctaaatatatatatatttttatatcaaaacttATTAGTTGTGCACAAAACAAACTCTTTTAGTATATTTACACAAACCTGAGTCGAATATGTTCTCTTCCACATTTATAGAGTTTTGTAACTTTTCCTCGGTATCCACCGCGTCTTCCGATTTAAGATGAATTTCTTGTGGCAATGGATCGTTTTCCTGCTCCTGCTCAATATGAGCAAATGGAGTCTTCCAATCTGCACGATTATGTACCTCGGCTACACGttgataaaatatatgaaagtcCCGTAAAGCCTCCCAACATGTCCAACAGATGCGTTGACCCGTACATATATCCCGTTCAGGCTAAATACCGCTCCAcagttaataattaaattttatttattacatttattttacttactttCAACCACAAATGCTTGGCTATAATGCTGCAGACTGTCATTTGGCAACCTTCTTCAGAGAAAATATCAATGAAACGTTGTGCCGGTGTTGTGGCAACCTCCATGCAAAGCAAACACGCCATTgcacaaatgttaaaatattatattttttaaattaaacgcAATTATTTGTCGTACATTTGCATTAAATATCCTTCTAAAGCATAAATATGACACAAAAACACAACTAAAATCAGCAACTTCTGAAAATACACAAAACTGCAACAAAAGCGTACCCActaacacaaacaagctatgcaaaaaatatgagaaatgtcaaaatgacAGACATCATAAAGCGAAATGTCAGCGCTTTTCAAATTGGACAGCCTCGTTTCAAGTtagaattcaatttttttttactatattgCAACTGAAATATTAAagttgagtttttaattttcgaaaattattttaaattctcatttttttacaacatcgcataaaatacataactcaaaacacgtacatatatggactggcaactctatttacatatttgtgttgCCGCCAGTGTGATGTAGTGATACAGAGTGGTTGTTaagaattaaaacttttaacacatatttttagtattaattattttattatgtttttatttgtgcattttaaattttattgccttataaataagtttgtatataaaaatcacaaattttcaatataacaaataaattaaggTTTAAGTTTGAAGTCTActataataaaaactttaaatatctatacaaaatattatatcatttttttttaatctttctttttttttgcctatgatttctttttatacaattttatatattttagtagaAAAACCAGTTGCTGGTTGTTTGGaatgttgttttttcttaaattcaaCAAACATAAGAAAGTGTTtacattataatttatataaaatatacatatattaaattccTAAGTGAATGAGCATAATATTAGGATTTTCGGCGATCAACAAAAATCACGTTAATTGCTGCCCAAAAGTGGACAAACTAGCCAATATAACGGCTATTTCACACGTAACTATTTGTTGGACTCAGTTTGACGCACGCCATACTTGCTCCAGAATGTAACGGGACATTTTATACGCTTGCCAGAGTTTTTGTGAAAAACAGAACACTCATCGAAAGGTGGACAATATAAATGCAGTGACACAGCGGTCTCAATGTGACTCGGATTCTCCACACGATGCAAGCCGAGGTTAtctaagattataaaaaaagaaattagtttaataaacaGTTTAACGCCAAATTGTTTGACGAGATGCCTACCATTTATGTATGCCACATCATTAACAGTTATTGTGGTGTCGCCCTCGGCTGTCAGTTCTGCACTATCGAAAACATGCTCCCCCTCACTATCGCTATCCACTTGTCCAATGTCCGCCCCATTGGACATCTCTATGGCCTGCGTGCATGGCATTTTGTAGCGCGTCTCCTTCAGATCACCCTTAAGCATCTTCATAAAACAATGCGAATCGGCATGATCGTGTATGGCGGAGCCTTGGCCTTCACCCCAACATAAGATCATCAAATTGAATTTGCCATTGCCGGCATCGACCAAATTGCGCGTGTACTTAAAACGATCGAACTTGGCGAAACGCTTCCATTCGCGTGCATTCGATTTGTATGTCAACATTATGTGATTGACCATCTCGATATTTACGAAGTTCGTCTCGAACTCTTTGTGTAGTGCAGTGATCAAATCACTTAAGCTATCTATGCTGGGACCATATTTCAGTGGTTTTTCTATGCCACAAAAATAACGTGTGGCATCACGCAAATAACGCTCCTGCTCCAAATCTGCATTTCCGCTGTTGACTTTGGCAAGCGCCATATCGGTGCAAGTTTGATTAACCTGTGTCGGAGCAAGAAAATAATGATTgaagttttttctttgttaaaGCTTGTATTATAACTGTTTTAAAGAGAATTCtactaaatttttctaaagACGCGTTTCAATACGACTGACCAAGTGACCAATTTGATCTCTTTTCCTAGAAATCGGATTTCTCTGATTTGTTAGGTCTCTTATAAtctaaacatttttgatttttgatttctatTATCTTTGACCACTGGTTTGTCCCATTAGCTCTAGAAATTTTGTTGGAAATGTCATTCTTttgataatgatttttttttttcaaataattaaaacaaattatgtgTATTTTCGATTTAATGGTCAGAAATTATCTCTATAATGCGTGTTTAAATTggttttataacaaataaaacaaattgactCAATTGACATTACTGTATATTTAACGGTACATTTATACCTATTTGATAAccgctttttaaaattttatgtgttaatagttttaatttccggaatacatatgtatgtatatgtactatatatacaatacgtgtgaatatgtatatatgtacatataaagtatattgACACAATTTTGTGTATGCGCAGTAGAAAGCATTtgtgataatattttttgaaaaaaaaacagcaaacagTTTGTGATTCCTTAACATCTGTCCAAAGCACTAAAATAGTCGCATACTtgtgacatatacatatatatgcatgtgtttgtatgtgtacgTACGTAGATAAGCTCTGATTTGTGATTGCTTCTGGTTTTAGGTTTTtatatgtt
It includes:
- the LOC126755927 gene encoding transcription factor grauzone; the protein is MACLLCMEVATTPAQRFIDIFSEEGCQMTVCSIIAKHLWLKPERDICTGQRICWTCWEALRDFHIFYQRVAEVHNRADWKTPFAHIEQEQENDPLPQEIHLKSEDAVDTEEKLQNSINVEENIFDSEVKLEVYDLDLLPQIEIIEESTPISERAQRAKRRGRPPKDANAKISATTKRVKQETPQPCAENNDDDDSETELPLSVLLSTSIKTDTKEDAKSSIDTLPQDEKSSEKEVTTTATAEPEKRRRGRPRKVRNDEEKPNNKDDTKGDIKNECSIMNSDDEFVDNDHDFAPAGGVSGTDDSVDSSSEHTDSDHSLPDFEPKPQYAVIPKRKIVKPKKYRKREKPLVPPKRMSREEIEAKRAQQDEYDRVIRQFFGRFACPKCELLVQNFAEIRGHFRASHNEDPGYMMCCGRKFPQRKALAEHIYLHWNPEHFKCTTCGRLFTDSRNLEQHEEAHVNPPEPKERKMFQCDKCPKVFTTKAAFEHHSFSKHVPKSEFKFACTQCNKKLPTQRKLKDHIKYNHDPESTIICDKCGKQVRTQYLKKHHQLEHSEVPRPVPQPMQCQICGTWLRHMSGLKQHMKSIHEDPGGEHRCQICNKVSTTSRALRRHIYLNHECERKFKCTMCEKAFKRPQDLREHTSTHTGEVLYTCPNCPMTFFSNANMYKHRQRLHRAEWEADRKKPRHIANIMAQAMGATAALKAKQAVGAATAFFAQKMNTSVSTISTESVNANPEAVQQHLEMTIQ
- the LOC126755939 gene encoding cysteine dioxygenase type 1, whose translation is MALAKVNSGNADLEQERYLRDATRYFCGIEKPLKYGPSIDSLSDLITALHKEFETNFVNIEMVNHIMLTYKSNAREWKRFAKFDRFKYTRNLVDAGNGKFNLMILCWGEGQGSAIHDHADSHCFMKMLKGDLKETRYKMPCTQAIEMSNGADIGQVDSDSEGEHVFDSAELTAEGDTTITVNDVAYINDNLGLHRVENPSHIETAVSLHLYCPPFDECSVFHKNSGKRIKCPVTFWSKYGVRQTESNK